In one Catenovulum adriaticum genomic region, the following are encoded:
- a CDS encoding DUF2271 domain-containing protein codes for MNKLIKFLSAVLCVIATSTANAQPNLKLEVALPSLQVAEYHKPYVAIWLEDSKRQVTQIAVWYDVEMKNAKGEEWLADLRQWWRRAGRNLSLPIDGVTGASKGPGMHTVSTDLTDLLAKMPAGKYKIRIEAVREVGGRELVNIPLTLPLDTTKLPLSVEGRSELGLIRLSAKQ; via the coding sequence ATGAATAAATTAATAAAATTTTTAAGTGCGGTGTTGTGTGTTATCGCGACAAGCACGGCTAATGCACAACCTAACCTTAAATTAGAAGTCGCTCTTCCGAGTTTGCAGGTTGCAGAATACCACAAACCTTATGTTGCGATATGGCTGGAAGATAGCAAACGGCAAGTGACACAAATCGCAGTTTGGTATGACGTTGAAATGAAAAATGCCAAAGGTGAAGAATGGCTAGCCGATTTACGCCAGTGGTGGCGTCGTGCTGGTCGTAATTTATCGTTACCCATTGATGGTGTTACGGGTGCAAGCAAAGGCCCTGGCATGCATACAGTGTCGACTGATTTAACGGATCTTTTAGCTAAAATGCCGGCTGGTAAATACAAAATTCGGATTGAAGCTGTACGTGAAGTTGGCGGAAGAGAATTGGTGAATATTCCGCTTACTTTGCCTTTGGATACAACAAAATTACCTTTGTCTGTGGAAGGTCGCTCTGAGTTAGGTTTGATTCGTTTAAGTGCAAAGCAATAA
- a CDS encoding DUF4198 domain-containing protein produces MLPIKLIKTAVLPLALILVTSQANAHRAWIKPSESVLSGEENYVTFDAAVSNTLFLPEHVAYPTKSIEATGPDGKKLELENAATGKYRSTFDLKLTQSGTYRISSASAGIRAMWRDDEGNRKMWPPRRGGTKGETFETAVPKNAKDLNVSFSSRRVETFVTLGELSKETLKPTNQGLELVPVTHPNDLYATETAEFIMLIDGSPAVDAEVEVNRGAMRYRNDPETINVKTDEKGKFTVTWPKAGMYFIEVSYQDDKAKAPATSRRGGYSGVFEVLPL; encoded by the coding sequence ATGTTACCGATTAAATTGATAAAAACGGCAGTATTGCCTTTAGCATTAATACTCGTTACTTCGCAAGCAAACGCGCACAGAGCTTGGATTAAACCAAGTGAAAGCGTGTTATCAGGTGAAGAGAATTACGTCACCTTTGATGCGGCAGTTTCAAATACGTTATTTTTACCTGAGCATGTTGCTTATCCTACTAAGAGCATTGAAGCGACAGGGCCAGATGGCAAAAAACTAGAGCTGGAAAACGCCGCGACAGGTAAATACCGTTCAACTTTTGACCTTAAATTAACCCAAAGTGGTACTTATCGTATTTCGTCGGCGTCAGCTGGTATTCGAGCAATGTGGCGCGACGATGAGGGTAATCGTAAAATGTGGCCACCAAGAAGGGGCGGAACTAAAGGTGAAACTTTTGAAACTGCGGTACCTAAAAATGCAAAAGATCTTAATGTCTCTTTTAGCTCTCGTCGGGTTGAAACTTTTGTTACTTTAGGTGAGCTAAGCAAAGAAACATTAAAGCCAACTAATCAAGGTTTAGAACTAGTACCTGTAACTCATCCTAACGATTTATATGCAACCGAAACTGCGGAATTTATTATGTTAATTGATGGCAGCCCGGCAGTAGATGCTGAAGTTGAGGTGAATCGCGGCGCTATGCGTTACAGAAATGATCCCGAAACCATTAACGTGAAAACGGATGAAAAAGGTAAATTTACTGTCACTTGGCCAAAAGCAGGTATGTACTTTATTGAAGTATCTTATCAAGATGACAAAGCCAAAGCGCCAGCGACAAGTCGTCGTGGTGGTTACTCAGGCGTATTTGAAGTTTTACCGTTGTAA
- a CDS encoding PepSY-associated TM helix domain-containing protein, with amino-acid sequence MQFSLGSVRQWHWVSAAFALVGMLLFSVTGITLNHAADIKITPDVKVIEVELPSTLVTSLKKRAEKAIDEEDSSVPKALTLWLAQVHSVQLSAHAQAQWSQDELYIVHAGPGSDTWLAVDFYSSLLTYESTDRGWIAYFNDLHKGRDTGIAWGWFIDFFAIVCVIFCVTGLLLLCRQAGQRWMTWPITLLGVIAPAILLLLFVH; translated from the coding sequence ATGCAGTTTAGTTTAGGTTCGGTTAGACAATGGCATTGGGTTAGTGCAGCTTTTGCGTTGGTTGGCATGTTGTTGTTTTCGGTTACAGGGATCACGCTTAATCACGCTGCAGATATTAAAATTACACCGGATGTAAAAGTAATAGAAGTTGAGTTACCTTCAACTTTGGTTACGTCTTTAAAAAAGCGTGCAGAAAAAGCAATTGATGAAGAAGATAGCTCAGTACCCAAAGCTTTAACATTATGGTTAGCCCAAGTACATAGTGTGCAATTATCGGCTCATGCACAGGCGCAATGGAGCCAAGATGAATTATATATTGTGCATGCAGGGCCAGGCTCCGACACTTGGCTGGCTGTAGACTTTTATTCTAGTTTACTAACCTATGAAAGCACTGATCGTGGCTGGATTGCTTATTTTAATGATTTACACAAAGGCCGAGACACAGGCATAGCTTGGGGCTGGTTTATTGACTTTTTTGCCATTGTTTGTGTGATCTTTTGTGTCACTGGACTGCTGTTGTTATGTCGCCAAGCAGGACAAAGATGGATGACTTGGCCGATTACTTTATTAGGCGTAATCGCTCCGGCCATACTTTTATTGTTGTTTGTACACTGA